Within the Solibacillus silvestris genome, the region ACCTTCCAAGTTTTCGCCTAAGTCCACAATATCGTCTTTGTGTTTTTCATAGAATGCCTGATGAGTTGTCGGCAACCATGGAGCCACAGTAGCATCCCCTTCACCAGTTGCAATTGCCTGGAACATGATCGCAGGGTCTACAGGTATTACTTCTACTTGATAACCTAAATTGTCCAACACTATTTTAACAACGCTGCTTGATGCAATTTCTGAATCCCATGGGACTGAAACAAGTTTCACTTTTTCTCCGTTACCTTGTTCAATACCCTTCGTCCACTCACTTACTTTGTCATCGTTATTTTCAATCCAGGCGGCAGCAGCTGTTTCAAAATCTCCATTTTGTGCATCATACATAACTTGTTCCATATCTTCCGGTTCCCAATGGAATCGGTCAAGCACTGTGTAGACGTCCGGTAAATCCTTTTCAAGATCTTTTCTTACGACAGTATTTATATTTTCTGCTCCTCCTAAAACTCCTTTAGGATCTTCAAGGAATTTTAAGTCATAGGCAGAGAACATCCAATGGGGTGTCCAGCCAGTTACAATCACCGGTTCTTCATTGCGAATCGCCTGTTCCAACGTCCCGATCATGCCTGCAGTTGAGCTTTCCTGTAATGTCCAGCCTTCCAGATTTTCATATTGTTCCAATGTATCATGTGACAAACCTGTTATCCCCGCGCCAGGTTCTATCCCAATGATTTTATAATCTACTTGTTCACCTATACTTGCAGATTCATTGTTTGAATTATCACTGCTGCCTGTATCATCCCCGCATGCTGCTAATAACAATGCTGCAGACATCCCTATAGTTAAACCTAAAGTTTTAAATCGTTTCAAATGTTTCATCCCCTATAATCTGAATTTATCTACTCCTATAAAAGCGACAACCCCATTTTAACTACAAGTTGTTACTTTTGTCAAACTAGAAGTACAAATAAATAAAGCCCCGTATAGGCTATTTACGGAGCATATTTCTATTATTCTTTCGGTTTTAAATCTTCAATCGAATCAATTTCTACATATGCCGGAACAACAAAACCATTTTGCGTTCCTTCTAGATTTTCACCTAAATCAACAATATCGTCTTTATGCTTATCATAAAATGCTTTGTGAGTTGTTGGTAACCATGGTGCTACCGTTACATCTCCTTCACCAGTTGCGATTGACTGGAACATAATGGCCGGATCGACTGGTGTTACTTCAGGTTCATACCCTAATTGTTCCAGCACCAATTTTATTACGCTACTTGAAGCAAATTCCGAATCCCAAGGTGTTGAAATGATTTTTACCTTTTCGCCATTTCCTTGTGCTATATCTTTTGTCCATTCACTAACTTTATCTTGGTTATTTTCAACCCAATCGGCTGCTGCTACATCAAAGTCACCATTTTCTTGTGCATCATACATGACTTTTTCCATATCTTCCGGCTCCCAATAAAAGCGGTCAAGTACTGTATATACATCAGGCAAGTCTTGTTCTAAACCTTTTCTGGCAAGTGTTTGAATGTTTTCAGCACCGCCTAAAATACCTTTAGGATCTTCAAGTATTTTTAAATCATAAGCCGAGAATTTCCAGTGTG harbors:
- a CDS encoding glycine/betaine ABC transporter encodes the protein MKHLKRFKTLGLTIGMSAALLLAACGDDTGSSDNSNNESASIGEQVDYKIIGIEPGAGITGLSHDTLEQYENLEGWTLQESSTAGMIGTLEQAIRNEEPVIVTGWTPHWMFSAYDLKFLEDPKGVLGGAENINTVVRKDLEKDLPDVYTVLDRFHWEPEDMEQVMYDAQNGDFETAAAAWIENNDDKVSEWTKGIEQGNGEKVKLVSVPWDSEIASSSVVKIVLDNLGYQVEVIPVDPAIMFQAIATGEGDATVAPWLPTTHQAFYEKHKDDIVDLGENLEGTQNGFVVPAYMDIDSIEDLEPKE
- a CDS encoding glycine/betaine ABC transporter: MSKIKTMGITLGMSSALLLAACGDDTENKESSAGASSSSIGEQVDYTVVATEPGAGLTGLSHEVMEQYENLEGWTLQESSTAGMLSTLDKAIRNEEPVIVTGWTPHWKFSAYDLKILEDPKGILGGAENIQTLARKGLEQDLPDVYTVLDRFYWEPEDMEKVMYDAQENGDFDVAAADWVENNQDKVSEWTKDIAQGNGEKVKIISTPWDSEFASSSVIKLVLEQLGYEPEVTPVDPAIMFQSIATGEGDVTVAPWLPTTHKAFYDKHKDDIVDLGENLEGTQNGFVVPAYVEIDSIEDLKPKE